In Solobacterium moorei, a single genomic region encodes these proteins:
- a CDS encoding transposase family protein — MAINDFIISTLNVSDDMIFSIDTNKSSDKLHILIKLNDTHPICPCCGGYTKIKDYSSYSYNHLDVAGIPSIIDWTRRRYVCKECGKSFSEPSPYRRQSITLTYGQLINVIPSITCTQKDDYIRMPILALYSHPISLFKTHCLF, encoded by the coding sequence ATGGCTATAAATGATTTTATCATATCCACACTTAATGTTAGTGATGATATGATTTTTTCGATTGATACAAATAAATCATCTGACAAATTACACATCTTAATAAAACTGAATGATACTCACCCTATCTGTCCCTGTTGTGGAGGTTATACAAAAATAAAGGATTATTCTTCGTACAGCTATAACCACCTTGACGTTGCAGGTATACCATCCATCATTGATTGGACAAGAAGACGCTATGTCTGTAAAGAATGTGGGAAGTCCTTCTCTGAGCCAAGTCCATATAGACGACAATCTATCACATTAACTTACGGACAGCTAATCAATGTAATACCATCAATCACTTGTACACAAAAGGATGACTACATCAGAATGCCAATACTAGCACTCTATAGTCATCCTATTTCACTATTCAAAACTCATTGCTTATTTTAG
- a CDS encoding LPXTG cell wall anchor domain-containing protein: MRNKSGLFKQIISFLTALVVMCGMVLPSTITANAANALPIAQYITVSGTVSGVAGSNNGTYNGEWKASIPMADVMSAFETEMRSEASAGHFPWDIETVSTSASIYYDVTFPAGATIGTPTIGSTTSIIPASTITSSVAGNTVKMKFKLADVNWQTIANYYDAEKGTANHTVDITIPYTVSANGYGDAKNIDDSKQITSSGYFAFYPSGSWGRWGIGKQTFNSDKSTLPLTADFATSTVFTQPSVTNTSATVNVDADLMLDSDTGTHAITKQKTDALNFVGVFHAKTIKDQMASIEASYSAQANQIGLSNLQTQFKATINLPAGVSFTDIPSPANTSLEGSNGSFVVSDVTGDAHTATVTFELVNANNITLFSQLKDAVNAVDDDMKVRVPAAKFDADAVGGTDYEITGEVSGGLTATATNNVSRNVINFDLKWNGKQIPSGASVNNPSIIALSVNYPAPIEKNFNETLTLPGDILVGTDTQHDHVYETAKDAKIAFTGSLDVSSVKTQMRQIEDTYHRANVDPTTIALTNYNSEFIATLTLPDEMDFDTNPTVSLLHDNGKYRIISQTVSGKTITVKMTVAAPVTTFADLKDAVLGMDDTLDVTVNGAHFNNSAKLNTNYTVRGAMAGQLAAKATDVNSGNVVNFVLKWNAEQSPSGADSTNPTSTNITFTLKYLDTATPEVAKSNTPKTGDTSNLSLYIGAVIVAFAAFGFMITKRFKLNK; this comes from the coding sequence ATGAGAAACAAAAGTGGGTTATTTAAACAAATTATATCCTTTCTGACAGCATTAGTAGTTATGTGTGGTATGGTACTGCCAAGTACAATTACGGCAAATGCGGCAAACGCATTACCTATTGCACAGTACATTACTGTGAGCGGTACTGTCAGTGGTGTGGCAGGAAGTAATAATGGTACTTACAATGGGGAATGGAAAGCATCCATTCCAATGGCTGATGTCATGTCTGCATTTGAAACGGAAATGCGCAGTGAAGCATCAGCTGGACATTTCCCATGGGATATAGAAACCGTTAGTACAAGTGCATCTATTTATTATGATGTTACTTTCCCAGCAGGAGCAACAATAGGGACACCAACTATAGGCAGTACTACGAGCATTATTCCAGCATCTACTATTACATCTTCTGTTGCAGGGAATACAGTTAAGATGAAGTTTAAGTTGGCAGATGTTAACTGGCAGACTATTGCGAACTATTATGATGCAGAAAAAGGAACGGCAAATCATACAGTAGATATTACGATTCCATATACAGTCTCTGCAAATGGATATGGTGATGCTAAAAATATTGATGATAGCAAGCAAATTACAAGTAGCGGTTATTTTGCATTCTATCCAAGTGGAAGTTGGGGTAGATGGGGAATTGGTAAACAAACATTCAATTCTGATAAATCTACGTTGCCTCTAACAGCTGATTTTGCGACAAGTACTGTATTTACGCAGCCGTCAGTCACTAACACATCTGCAACAGTAAATGTTGATGCAGATTTGATGTTAGATTCAGACACTGGAACACATGCAATTACAAAGCAAAAGACAGATGCGTTGAATTTTGTTGGTGTATTCCATGCTAAGACAATCAAAGATCAAATGGCATCTATTGAAGCAAGTTATTCAGCACAAGCCAATCAAATTGGTTTGAGCAACTTGCAGACACAATTCAAAGCAACTATAAATTTACCTGCCGGTGTAAGTTTTACAGATATACCGTCTCCGGCAAATACTTCATTAGAAGGTAGCAATGGCTCATTTGTGGTGAGTGATGTTACAGGAGATGCCCATACGGCAACTGTGACATTTGAACTTGTCAATGCGAACAATATAACTTTATTTTCACAGTTAAAAGATGCGGTTAATGCAGTTGATGATGATATGAAAGTACGTGTTCCTGCTGCTAAGTTTGATGCGGATGCTGTAGGTGGAACAGATTATGAAATTACAGGTGAGGTTTCCGGTGGCTTAACTGCAACAGCTACTAATAATGTTTCTCGGAATGTTATTAATTTTGACTTGAAATGGAATGGTAAACAGATACCGTCCGGTGCAAGTGTTAACAATCCAAGCATCATTGCGTTATCTGTAAATTATCCTGCTCCTATTGAGAAGAATTTTAATGAAACTTTGACTTTACCTGGAGATATTTTGGTTGGAACTGATACTCAGCATGATCATGTGTATGAAACTGCTAAAGATGCTAAAATTGCTTTTACAGGTTCGCTAGATGTTTCTTCTGTTAAAACACAGATGCGTCAAATTGAAGATACATACCACAGAGCGAATGTTGACCCAACAACAATTGCACTTACAAATTATAATTCTGAATTTATAGCAACATTAACCCTCCCTGACGAGATGGATTTTGATACAAATCCAACAGTCTCTCTATTACATGATAATGGCAAGTATAGAATTATCAGTCAGACGGTAAGTGGTAAGACAATCACAGTCAAGATGACTGTTGCAGCACCAGTTACAACGTTTGCAGATTTGAAAGATGCTGTACTTGGTATGGATGATACATTAGATGTTACTGTAAATGGGGCACACTTTAATAACAGTGCAAAACTGAATACAAATTATACTGTACGTGGTGCAATGGCAGGTCAACTTGCTGCTAAGGCTACAGATGTAAATAGTGGCAATGTTGTTAATTTTGTATTAAAGTGGAATGCTGAACAATCACCATCTGGGGCAGATTCTACAAATCCAACAAGTACTAATATTACCTTCACGTTGAAGTATCTTGACACAGCAACTCCAGAAGTTGCTAAATCAAACACACCTAAAACGGGTGATACCTCAAATCTCTCCCTTTATATTGGTGCAGTTATTGTAGCTTTCGCAGCATTTGGATTTATGATTACAAAGAGATTTAAGTTGAATAAGTAA
- a CDS encoding Cna B-type domain-containing protein produces the protein MKRWQRLFVYLMSIMIAVASFIPGRSVVHAEDTAGFKFNKLIVRESGSGTKVADLLSGEVPELKTGIIYTLDVEYSIPSSLQFSNTYFHLNLGDGAYIKTLPGATFTEGSISATGFEELMKTPTGTGTSPYGYPAAGSDESRNGELIYKSKNSLTNVSSQGEISFTIDSAYLNQDSNQILANLIQVKLSTDSTANVDVHSYNVKSIEAFRYNFWVDQATEVVSKGGVTSTLLASTTGGKSLTEAGSKTTLDIVYPSDIEFVSLEEVRVYHQNGTVVSTTESGGLKTTTVEWDEPGSYSGAPAFKPYLKVPVNSARANGSSFNVVLKNLKKTIWNDTPNADRTSSNEANLTVTIIDGSVPEKITTHALVDSAANWALKKYDSYNVRLGSLLIKNELAIPTKPKTLEMNIDETDTAIIRGVTIPYHRDFVYGDIHWTSASGASGAADASVLQKSGVSALITNTALGLDINDSIKSIKIDLGTIPASYDGIRPQQDLLDTWNPNNKFIADGEFYGWSYISNGVFGSWKKGTDADVKTTVKLYTTGETATAAETYNLVGKSKAPEIKNGVGSINKEQIMGGDTFRVSGRIDDANWDWNPLQEPVLYMMMPEGFSYSNLQITEGTLSAPSYVGEFEKDGERIKVWKYSVDIGEGTRGQYQPDFTSKNMTVKFDVQTNQTVKTATYHINDFFGFTTKDFAEIGAIIKPEKWDRSNWNTDQYTAVFGNSVNSGKAMVSLSERPGIKVTQAVSVGAHSTLIETKSGISFEYDNTSEDTKKNTTVVLTNGETATVRIRVRNNSGRPINHASLFIPLLNENLNFGESFMPEGENKLPLKLDKVETTSNFEIKYIKVKPNKTFALNHVPQPSDYDVVTDPADANMLMLLSKTSLGSGDGGRVDVTYKAENTLTMAYNDKADIIMPALDYDINGNRSTLTLQPAAISFRTFMITVKKEWKNHDDTVIAAPVNQVEVELFHDGTSVEKKNITAADNWTVSFDNIEQINPDTGNEYQYTVKETGLDGSNKINLAGSWYTASVSGDANNGFTITNKKSMPWEPLTPATTSKTVTKEWQGLSLTNIDAQSVTVRLYKNGVATSETALLDVNNHFTTTFMNLPDTDTVAGPKNVYSIKEIDTNGTALDEGDIVTLNSKEYKVHYDGAKIINMLVNPKISVSGTKMWDDANDQDGKRPSEVIIHLYADGTDTGKVAKASENSNWNYTFDQLDTYDINGDVITYTVQEDRVADYEAPVINGTTVTNKHIPEVIDVAVEKIWIDNNDAKDMRPASVHVTLYANGQQKAVYDLVGDEDWKHIFTGLPKYSNGKKIEYTVKEGEVDKYIAEYTGDADIGLKITNTYVPTPAEVDPPVKKVIEGNPSNASTFRFHMIADDLNQPMPIGSTGGMKEATVTGSGKVEFGSFEITEEGTYKYRISEINDGIKNYIYDSTRYMITFEVKDVGGQLVADTHIEKEDGVAVNEVVFTNVYEEPTTANTPKTNDSNHIMLYGLIMSISVMLAIVVITNKKKFSLK, from the coding sequence ATGAAACGATGGCAGAGACTATTTGTGTACTTAATGTCAATCATGATTGCTGTTGCAAGTTTTATTCCGGGGAGGTCCGTTGTACATGCTGAAGATACTGCCGGATTTAAATTTAATAAGCTGATTGTTAGAGAATCTGGTTCAGGAACAAAAGTTGCAGATTTGCTGAGTGGTGAAGTTCCTGAACTTAAAACAGGTATCATTTATACATTAGATGTAGAATATTCAATTCCTTCATCACTGCAGTTTTCTAATACATATTTTCATTTGAACTTAGGCGATGGTGCATATATCAAAACTCTGCCTGGGGCAACTTTTACGGAAGGCTCTATTTCTGCAACAGGTTTTGAAGAATTGATGAAAACACCTACTGGAACGGGAACATCACCATATGGGTATCCGGCAGCAGGTTCTGATGAATCCAGAAACGGAGAATTGATTTATAAGTCAAAGAATTCTTTGACAAATGTATCGTCACAAGGTGAAATCAGTTTTACTATAGATAGTGCTTATCTTAACCAAGACTCAAATCAAATTTTGGCAAATTTGATACAGGTGAAACTGAGTACAGATTCCACTGCAAATGTGGATGTACATTCTTATAATGTTAAATCTATAGAGGCATTTAGATATAATTTTTGGGTTGATCAAGCAACTGAGGTCGTTTCCAAAGGTGGTGTAACGAGTACATTGCTTGCATCAACTACCGGTGGAAAATCCCTGACAGAAGCAGGCAGTAAGACTACGTTAGATATTGTTTATCCAAGCGATATTGAGTTTGTGTCACTTGAAGAAGTAAGAGTTTATCATCAAAACGGAACGGTTGTTTCTACTACTGAAAGCGGCGGTTTAAAAACCACAACCGTTGAATGGGATGAACCTGGTTCGTATTCTGGCGCGCCCGCATTTAAGCCTTATCTTAAAGTGCCGGTAAACAGTGCGCGAGCAAATGGATCTTCTTTTAATGTTGTTTTGAAGAATCTTAAAAAGACAATTTGGAATGATACTCCAAATGCAGATCGCACTTCAAGTAATGAAGCCAATTTAACGGTAACAATCATTGATGGAAGTGTGCCGGAAAAGATCACAACGCATGCGTTGGTTGACAGTGCTGCTAACTGGGCATTGAAAAAGTACGATTCATATAATGTTCGTTTAGGGTCTTTATTGATAAAGAATGAATTGGCAATTCCTACAAAACCGAAGACACTTGAAATGAATATCGATGAAACAGATACGGCGATTATTCGTGGTGTTACGATTCCGTATCACCGGGACTTTGTATATGGAGATATTCATTGGACATCTGCAAGTGGGGCGAGTGGCGCGGCTGATGCAAGCGTCTTACAGAAATCAGGTGTTTCTGCATTAATTACAAATACTGCATTAGGATTGGATATTAATGATTCGATCAAATCCATCAAGATTGATTTGGGAACGATACCTGCAAGTTATGACGGCATTCGTCCACAACAGGATTTATTGGATACATGGAATCCAAACAATAAGTTTATTGCGGATGGAGAATTCTATGGTTGGTCATATATCTCTAACGGTGTATTCGGAAGTTGGAAAAAAGGTACAGATGCTGATGTTAAAACAACAGTGAAATTATATACGACAGGAGAAACTGCAACAGCAGCTGAAACATATAATTTGGTCGGTAAATCAAAGGCGCCTGAAATTAAGAATGGTGTTGGGTCGATCAATAAAGAGCAGATCATGGGTGGAGATACATTTCGGGTTTCCGGACGTATTGATGATGCAAACTGGGATTGGAATCCATTGCAAGAACCCGTCTTATACATGATGATGCCAGAAGGCTTTAGTTATTCTAACTTACAGATTACCGAAGGAACTTTAAGCGCACCGTCGTATGTCGGTGAATTTGAAAAAGACGGAGAACGAATCAAAGTTTGGAAATATTCTGTTGATATTGGTGAGGGAACAAGAGGTCAATATCAGCCTGACTTCACAAGTAAGAATATGACGGTGAAATTCGACGTACAGACGAATCAAACGGTCAAAACTGCAACATATCATATCAATGATTTCTTTGGATTTACAACAAAAGATTTTGCGGAAATCGGAGCAATTATCAAACCGGAAAAATGGGACAGAAGTAATTGGAATACAGACCAATATACAGCGGTTTTCGGAAATTCCGTAAACTCCGGTAAAGCAATGGTTTCTCTATCTGAGCGCCCGGGAATCAAAGTGACACAAGCGGTGTCGGTCGGAGCCCACTCCACTCTCATTGAAACAAAGTCAGGAATAAGTTTTGAATATGATAACACGTCTGAAGATACAAAGAAAAATACAACAGTGGTATTAACTAACGGTGAAACAGCGACAGTACGTATCAGAGTCAGAAATAACAGCGGGCGACCGATCAATCATGCAAGTTTATTTATTCCGCTGTTAAATGAAAATCTTAACTTCGGTGAGTCATTTATGCCGGAGGGTGAAAATAAATTACCGCTGAAACTTGATAAAGTTGAAACTACATCAAATTTTGAGATTAAATACATCAAAGTCAAACCAAACAAAACATTTGCCTTAAACCATGTTCCACAACCGTCAGATTATGATGTTGTTACTGATCCTGCAGATGCAAACATGTTGATGCTTTTATCAAAGACGTCACTTGGAAGCGGTGATGGCGGAAGAGTTGATGTAACTTACAAAGCTGAAAACACGTTGACAATGGCATATAACGATAAGGCAGATATCATTATGCCTGCATTGGATTATGACATTAACGGTAATCGTTCTACATTGACATTGCAACCTGCCGCAATTAGTTTCCGCACTTTCATGATCACAGTTAAGAAAGAATGGAAAAATCATGATGATACCGTAATTGCAGCACCTGTAAATCAGGTTGAAGTGGAATTATTCCACGATGGCACATCAGTTGAAAAGAAAAATATAACTGCTGCAGATAACTGGACAGTTTCATTTGACAATATTGAGCAGATTAATCCGGATACTGGGAATGAGTACCAATATACTGTGAAGGAAACCGGGCTTGATGGTTCGAATAAGATTAATCTTGCAGGTTCATGGTACACCGCGTCAGTATCCGGCGATGCAAACAACGGATTTACAATTACAAATAAAAAATCAATGCCATGGGAACCGTTGACTCCGGCAACGACAAGTAAAACAGTCACCAAAGAGTGGCAAGGTCTGTCACTGACAAATATTGATGCACAATCTGTGACAGTAAGATTGTATAAGAATGGTGTTGCAACGTCTGAAACAGCATTGTTGGATGTAAATAATCACTTTACAACGACATTTATGAATCTACCTGATACCGATACAGTTGCCGGTCCAAAGAATGTTTATAGTATCAAGGAGATTGACACAAACGGTACTGCACTTGATGAGGGCGATATTGTCACTCTCAACAGTAAAGAGTATAAGGTACACTACGATGGTGCAAAGATTATCAATATGTTGGTGAATCCGAAGATCTCCGTATCCGGCACAAAGATGTGGGACGATGCTAATGATCAAGATGGCAAGCGACCAAGCGAAGTGATAATTCACCTATATGCCGATGGAACAGATACAGGCAAAGTTGCCAAGGCAAGTGAAAACAGCAATTGGAACTATACATTTGACCAATTAGATACATATGATATAAATGGCGATGTGATTACTTATACAGTGCAGGAAGACCGGGTGGCGGATTATGAAGCACCGGTCATTAACGGGACGACGGTTACCAACAAGCACATACCGGAAGTTATTGATGTAGCTGTTGAAAAGATTTGGATAGATAACAATGATGCCAAGGACATGCGCCCTGCAAGTGTACATGTAACACTGTATGCCAATGGGCAACAGAAGGCGGTATATGATCTGGTAGGCGATGAGGACTGGAAGCATATATTTACCGGTCTTCCGAAGTATAGCAACGGTAAAAAAATCGAATATACGGTCAAGGAGGGCGAAGTAGATAAGTATATAGCAGAATATACTGGTGATGCAGATATAGGATTGAAGATCACTAACACTTATGTACCAACACCTGCAGAGGTGGATCCACCAGTGAAGAAAGTAATAGAAGGTAATCCAAGCAATGCATCTACATTCAGATTCCATATGATTGCTGATGATCTAAACCAACCGATGCCGATAGGAAGCACGGGAGGCATGAAGGAAGCAACGGTCACAGGTAGTGGGAAAGTGGAATTTGGCAGTTTTGAAATCACGGAAGAAGGCACATATAAATATCGTATAAGTGAGATTAACGATGGTATCAAGAACTATATATACGACAGCACTCGCTACATGATCACATTTGAGGTAAAAGATGTGGGAGGACAACTGGTTGCAGATACACACATTGAGAAGGAAGATGGCGTAGCAGTAAATGAGGTTGTATTCACCAATGTGTATGAAGAACCTACAACAGCGAACACACCAAAGACAAATGACAGTAACCATATTATGTTGTATGGTTTGATCATGAGTATTTCTGTGATGCTTGCAATTGTTGTGATTACAAATAAAAAGAAATTCTCGCTCAAGTGA
- a CDS encoding Sapep family Mn(2+)-dependent dipeptidase — MNKEEIFAQVERRKQDMIDDICTMVQIDSRRGEPQEKKPFGIGPANALEKALEICRREGLPTKNVDGYMGYGSFGNSEEYIGIIGHVDVVEVGDGWIDPPFSAAIHDGRIWGRGALDDKGPLFAAMYGMLALKDLGVQPKTAIHIIFGTNEETGMEDMHYFLQHEKKPLVGFTPDNKFPAIYGERGRAVIEVWGDEQKVIEFANEYFMNANVNGDRLGIAVKDEHFGEMKIRNKLLLHAKDKMGIRFSLSYPTCDMDKIMQQIQIKAVDLEVRLVSNSPVVLHHKNSWLVKTMQKAYEEATDTSAQPTTTTGGTYAHVCDSIIPYGPSFPGQNGIAHQPNEWVNIDDLVACAKIYAWTLYKLCTEQIPENPLEEEKL; from the coding sequence GTGAATAAGGAAGAGATATTTGCGCAGGTTGAAAGACGGAAACAAGATATGATTGATGACATTTGTACAATGGTACAAATTGATTCAAGACGTGGTGAGCCACAAGAGAAAAAGCCTTTCGGAATTGGGCCTGCAAATGCTTTGGAAAAAGCACTTGAAATTTGTAGACGAGAGGGACTGCCAACGAAAAATGTAGATGGTTATATGGGCTATGGCAGTTTCGGTAATAGTGAGGAATATATTGGTATTATTGGGCATGTAGATGTTGTTGAAGTTGGTGATGGTTGGATTGATCCGCCTTTTTCCGCTGCAATCCATGATGGAAGAATTTGGGGACGTGGAGCGTTAGATGATAAGGGCCCACTCTTTGCGGCAATGTATGGCATGCTTGCATTAAAAGATTTAGGGGTGCAGCCAAAGACAGCGATACATATCATCTTTGGAACAAATGAAGAAACTGGCATGGAAGATATGCATTACTTCTTGCAACATGAGAAAAAACCACTTGTAGGTTTTACACCGGATAATAAATTTCCTGCTATTTATGGTGAACGTGGTAGAGCGGTCATTGAAGTCTGGGGTGATGAACAGAAAGTAATTGAATTTGCGAATGAGTATTTCATGAATGCGAATGTCAATGGTGATAGATTGGGTATTGCTGTAAAGGATGAGCATTTTGGTGAGATGAAGATTCGCAATAAATTGTTATTGCATGCTAAGGATAAGATGGGTATTCGCTTCTCACTTAGCTATCCAACTTGTGATATGGATAAGATCATGCAGCAAATTCAAATAAAAGCAGTAGATTTAGAAGTGAGATTGGTATCCAATTCCCCCGTAGTGCTACACCATAAAAATTCGTGGCTAGTAAAGACAATGCAGAAGGCGTATGAAGAGGCAACAGATACAAGCGCACAACCAACTACAACAACAGGCGGAACATATGCTCACGTTTGTGATTCCATTATTCCGTATGGACCAAGTTTCCCAGGACAAAATGGAATTGCCCATCAGCCAAATGAATGGGTCAATATTGATGATTTGGTTGCGTGTGCAAAAATATATGCATGGACACTATATAAATTGTGTACAGAGCAAATACCTGAAAATCCATTAGAGGAGGAAAAATTATGA
- a CDS encoding PTS sugar transporter subunit IIB, whose protein sequence is MHKIYLFCSAGMSTSMMASKMQKVADQHTLDIEVKAFSDNLLDKIITEQNPDAILLGPQVKYLYDKVVDRYGHLGKPIFVIDTEEYGNMDGERVLKRAILEIKKKKAESEGK, encoded by the coding sequence ATGCATAAAATCTATCTATTCTGTAGTGCGGGGATGTCTACTTCTATGATGGCAAGTAAAATGCAGAAGGTTGCGGATCAACATACTTTAGATATTGAAGTAAAAGCATTCTCTGATAATTTATTAGATAAAATCATTACGGAACAAAATCCAGATGCCATTCTTTTAGGACCACAGGTTAAATATTTATATGACAAGGTAGTCGATCGTTATGGACATCTAGGAAAACCAATTTTCGTTATCGATACAGAAGAGTACGGTAACATGGACGGAGAGAGAGTTCTCAAACGTGCAATTTTAGAAATTAAAAAGAAGAAAGCAGAAAGCGAAGGTAAATAA
- a CDS encoding GrdB-related putative oxidoreductase, translating to MKVILIFDSGLAGAGGKSNPDCTLSATREIAGTAMLLEPYLKEIGGQISATLYCGMDYYKQNKDEVVMKMTAMVKKLEPDFVLCGPCFNFPEYSEMAARCAKLIAEKTTAKVASMMAIENQEVIAQYKNDITILKMPKKGGTGLSESFENMAKFIDASVNHPENLEALKETICY from the coding sequence ATGAAAGTAATATTGATTTTTGATTCCGGCTTAGCTGGAGCAGGTGGTAAGAGCAACCCTGATTGCACACTAAGTGCAACGCGCGAGATTGCTGGGACTGCAATGCTTTTAGAACCATATTTGAAAGAGATAGGCGGTCAGATTAGTGCAACACTTTACTGTGGAATGGATTACTACAAGCAGAATAAAGATGAAGTGGTTATGAAGATGACTGCGATGGTGAAGAAATTGGAACCAGATTTTGTCTTGTGTGGACCATGCTTTAACTTCCCTGAGTACAGTGAAATGGCAGCTCGTTGTGCAAAATTAATTGCAGAAAAAACAACAGCAAAAGTCGCAAGTATGATGGCAATTGAAAATCAAGAAGTGATTGCACAATATAAGAATGATATTACGATTCTAAAGATGCCTAAGAAAGGCGGAACAGGGTTAAGTGAGTCATTTGAAAATATGGCAAAGTTCATTGATGCATCCGTAAATCATCCGGAAAATCTTGAAGCTTTAAAAGAAACAATTTGTTATTAG
- a CDS encoding PTS sugar transporter subunit IIC, whose product MIKALEKFLIPIADTLSKNKVLVAIRDGFMYAVPVVIVGSIFLLISNFPIEGWSEMIATFAGEGWEKYFDAVTAVTFDCYALLSVMGIAYAYAREKGVDKIESAVVALVTFLMITPMKHAAFLNADGKMFSGFSFGHLGTKGIFLAMIVAIISTEIFAFAIKKKLVIKLPDGVPPAVMDSFAALIPAGLSMLVFFFINMIFVNTPFGNVHSFIYQVLQAPLVGLGKSQAFEVIYQFLSTLFWFFGINGPAVTNTIFSPIHKALTLENYELAKAGLPMTNVFTSAFSDFFCNFGGGGSTLGLVLMMTFIAKSKRLKTLGRMALPAGIFGINEPIIFGFPMVLNVIMVIPFILAPVMNTIIGQLATAVGFIPVTSGVQLSWTTPIFISGYLTTGSINAVILQLFMLLADMALYYPFFKMQDSKYLEEEEKLAKEEKKDEIDELSFDDLKLD is encoded by the coding sequence ATGATTAAGGCTTTAGAAAAGTTCCTTATCCCAATCGCTGATACCTTATCAAAGAATAAGGTATTAGTGGCTATCCGCGATGGCTTTATGTATGCAGTACCAGTAGTTATCGTTGGATCCATTTTCCTATTAATCTCCAACTTCCCAATTGAGGGTTGGTCAGAGATGATTGCTACATTTGCTGGTGAAGGATGGGAAAAATATTTTGATGCAGTAACTGCAGTTACATTTGATTGCTATGCATTACTATCTGTTATGGGCATTGCATATGCATATGCACGAGAAAAGGGTGTTGATAAGATTGAATCTGCGGTTGTTGCACTTGTTACATTCTTGATGATTACACCAATGAAACATGCTGCATTCTTGAATGCAGATGGCAAAATGTTCTCTGGTTTTTCGTTTGGTCATTTAGGTACAAAGGGTATCTTCTTGGCAATGATTGTAGCAATTATTTCTACAGAAATTTTTGCATTTGCAATTAAGAAAAAACTTGTTATTAAGTTACCTGATGGTGTCCCACCAGCAGTTATGGATTCATTTGCTGCGTTAATTCCTGCAGGATTATCAATGCTTGTATTCTTCTTTATCAACATGATCTTCGTTAATACTCCATTTGGAAATGTACATTCATTTATTTATCAAGTACTACAGGCTCCATTAGTTGGTTTAGGTAAGTCTCAAGCATTTGAAGTTATCTATCAGTTCTTAAGTACATTGTTCTGGTTCTTTGGTATCAATGGACCTGCTGTTACAAATACAATCTTCTCTCCAATTCATAAGGCATTAACATTAGAGAACTATGAATTGGCTAAGGCTGGTTTACCAATGACAAATGTATTTACATCAGCATTCTCAGACTTCTTCTGCAACTTCGGTGGTGGTGGATCTACATTAGGTCTTGTATTAATGATGACATTTATTGCAAAGTCCAAGCGTTTAAAGACATTAGGAAGAATGGCACTTCCTGCTGGTATCTTCGGTATCAATGAACCAATTATCTTTGGCTTCCCAATGGTATTGAATGTTATCATGGTAATTCCATTTATCCTTGCACCTGTAATGAATACAATTATTGGACAGCTTGCAACAGCAGTAGGATTCATTCCAGTTACATCTGGTGTTCAGTTATCATGGACAACACCAATCTTTATTTCAGGTTATCTGACGACTGGTTCAATTAATGCTGTAATCTTACAGTTGTTTATGCTACTTGCAGATATGGCTCTCTACTATCCATTCTTCAAGATGCAAGATAGTAAGTATCTAGAGGAAGAAGAGAAGTTAGCGAAGGAAGAGAAGAAGGATGAAATTGATGAATTGTCCTTCGATGATTTGAAGTTAGACTAA